ATAACCCACTGTGCTACGCTGTTAGGTGTCAATTATGGAAAAAGAACTACTTATATTAATAATTACACTTGATTTAAAAGAAGTCCAAATGTTTCGGCATTCGAACCCAATCAAAAAAGTTGGACATGGTTTTGATTTGTTATACCGGTATCTGCGTTACCACTCGACTAATCTAAAgcctgtcccaagttattgtttCATCacttttttgatgatttttaataaaatacacatacttgtgaaagaaatacagttgaaatcgttgaaatggaaaatatccacgataacttcattgacaaattatcccttttcactcataaaagtttacaggaacgaaaacaaatttcttacggagatttataatgggaaatttttacatcttttctccattcggaagtactcgggacacctcgcgcaatttgtcaacgttatcatccgggcttattaatggctgatacAATGCACAATCTCCGtaaactttctattttgggatgtctattgaaacctgaagcggtagagtgGGCGTTTCTAAACGAAAAGTGGTGGAAACAAAAACCAGGGacagagtatatatatatatatatatatatatatatatatatatatatatatatatatatatatatatatatatatatatatatatatatatatatatatatatatatatatatagcttttAACGGGGGAATTTAACACATcgtttttagatttcaaaggtattaatgattttttccccaaaagttagatttttttttaaaaacaagcctctataaaacaaaaatttgaaatggaagttttcaagatattgtCTTACTCTAAACATTAAGcttaaattaagtttttttcaAGGAGGCAGTTTTTCACAACAACGAGGTTACCCGTTTATTAAGCGTGAAATCTGCCATATTTGTCTATgtaatcattttcaatttttagctcacctgagctgaaagctcaagtgagcttttctgatcacattttgtctgtcgtccgtttgtctgtctgtccatccgtaaacttttcacgttttcaacatcttctcaagaactacttggccaatttcaaccaaacttagcacaaatcatCTTTAGGCaaagggattcaaagttgtaaaaattacaTCCTTTTTCAAAGGGATATAATTCgagattaatgaatttttttatagaaaatttcagaaatcatcttctcaagaaccattaagccaggaaagctgaaacttgtgtggaagcatcttcaggtagtgaagatccaaagttgtgaaaatcatgacccccaggggtaggctggggccacaatgggggggggggggttcgaagttttacatagaagtatacagagtaaatctttaggaatcttcttctcagacactaatcagtcaggaaagctgaaacttgtgtggaagcatcctcaggtagtgtaattttaaagttgaaaaaaatcatgactcccgggggtagggtgggcccacTATGGGGggttcgaagttttacataggaatatatagagcaaatctttaaaaatcctcttctcaaaaactaattagccaggaaagctgaaacttgtgtggaagcattctcagatcgtgtaaattcaaatttgtgaaaatcatgatccatgggggtagggtgaggccacaatttggggtcaaagttttataaatggaatatatagagtaaatctttaaaaatcgtcttctcaaaaactaatcagccaggaaagctgaaacttgtgtggtagtatcctcaggtagtgtagattcaaaattgtgaaacttatgatccctgggggtatgatggggccacatggggggatgttaaagttttacatagggatatttagagtaaatcttaaaattattcttctcagaaactaatcagccagatgattttttttataattgtaaaagCCTTTGGTCCCAGAGCatttctttggcctcacaagaaggttcagagtttgatgtagctttatatcccatatacatgtataaacaatcgttaaggatctttttaaaaactgcaatactcaacatgtgatatgactataaaatcatccagttagaaaagggactaatgattataaacataagaatatccagggggaaaaatgtattttatttatacaggatctatatgtaattgtacattgtccagatagtttgtattatgactccattaagcggattttatcaaacttattgttcctcaggtgagcgatgtggcccatgggcctcttgtatatTTACGTTCTTATAAAAGTTGATATAAACTTTCCTGATATAATTCTACACTGCTTTATATACAACGTAGCAAGccaaaaaaattacatcaaattctgtctcttaatttttttccattttatcatTAACTCTTTTTGGGAAAATTAGCATCGGAAATCCAACGAATGTACCtcagaatctctctctctctctctctctctctctctctctctctctctctctctctctctctctctctctccacgcAACCGCGGTCATATCCAACCTTGTGAATATTctaaattttttgaaacaatatcacatcattttgataaaaaaccTTGCACATGAAAATGCAAATTGAGATATCACAATGCTTACAAAACATATATCTAACCAATATAAAATAGATGTACTTTTATAGGATTGCAAACTGGCtaattgtgggggggggggggactcgaTCCCCTGAGTATATATCTAGAATCTAGGATTTTTGTTTATTCGAGGGTGTCGTTTTAATTCATAACGATTCTTTCCTTGTAATTAATTGTCAAACTGCGTTGGTCTTGTTTTATCCTTTTGGATACGGGATATACTGTTTCTGTACTGTATAACCCTAACCTTTGACATAAATAAATTGGTTTATGTTCCTTGACTAGTCTTCATCAAAAGAACCACTGTGCAAAGTATGAGCCAAATTGgcaaaaaagaagaaacatgTTCAAGACTaatataatcattcattatgacgagtgtgggatagtgaaattccaccgaggggacaagattcacggtctaggacgaggctttgccgagtcctagaccgtgaatcttggccccgaggtggaatttcactatcccacacgagtatataatgaatgattatttttctcgcattatattaccttaaaaaatgatgtttgacaactttctgttatgacgttcaaaagattactttcggtttatccctccgcgtgcttcaaatagtgcaagtcaaaatgagagcatacgacagttttttaattaaaaatatgataaattgtaattaattaagcaacacgattacttaaaaaataatctcAATGCACCATTTTGCATTaccctacagcagacaacgtttgtttacgttttaaaaaggcgtagtaatacacagtgtaagacagaaaaatctcacactgctgtctcacaccggacaaaccgatctcacaccggtgataatgcgagaaaagtAAAGTCTATTGGACAAAATAAAGCGGTGCCTTattgttaatgataaaaaaaaagaagttaaaatttattgaataacCAACACAGTatttaaatatagataaattttgtaaaaaggtgcTCAGAAAAGAGATATGTCCAAAAGATGTCCAAAACAAGATTCAAAAGATTATTGTTCTTGTCATTTGGGTTTTCACTTGCAGTTGATCTCATAGTTGGAGAGGCAAACTATGCCATCCGGGGACATCAGGTGCTACGTGCCTAGGAAATTGTGTGAACATACCAATCTTGCAGgtgattgaaattatttgaaaagaTGAAGTTCGCTCCCTCGGCCTTGGAGATGACCACCAATGTATTGTATGTATGGTCGTTTAGGAGTTGCTTAGCAACACGGAATACAATTCCAGCGGTCTCCTCATTTCGGACCCAGACGTGAAGGATTTGCTTCTCCCAGAGCCGAATATTCAATCCTGTATTCTTTTGACATGAAgctgaaaatatatattaaaaaaaatcttgtttatttAAGTGTCTCTAAAAAAACGATGAAGTTCTTGGCACAGACTTTAATCGTTCAGATGTTACTGTAAACTCAAACTTATATAATTAAAaccaagaagaaaaagaaaccagACAGCACGGGTGAGTGACTTATTTGACCTTAAATTCCACTGACCAGATTGTATCCTAATTATACGAAGATAGTCTGAATTATTATAagtgtgtatacatgtaattacggGTGATTTAAGCCAACATGCAAAACATGCACACAAAAATGATGTAAAATGCGagtcattttgaaatgaaatattctaTTCTTTAACTTGTATGTTAGTCAGATTGTGTTTAATTTATAAAGTACTTTACACATATTGCTGacttttacataaattaacgTATGTTTAAATACGCTTCCTGATTACATCACAACAACATGGTATTCATCGGTTTGTTGCAAGTGCAAGCActttaaattcattgaaaaaattgatataaggTAAAGCGTGAGCAtaagatattatattttaacTTCACAAATCCCAAGCAAAGATCTCATTTAATAAACATGTAGTCCAATCCACACCTTGCAAAATCTGTGTCGTTTATACGGGGTAAACCAAAGggtcaaaagaaaaaaatacttaccTTTTCCCTTATTTATATAACCAAATATTTGGACGACCTGTGATAAAATCCCTTTGCATTTACATTATTCCTTCGATAAATgggttgccccccccccccatccttgGACAAGCACAATACAGACGTGTGCCATTATAATTCAACGGCAAAAATcgtttttagccgggctctgctgaagctatggctataggcaggcatttcaccaatgttactataaatagcacaaataaacaaaaaaccaaacagcgtcaaggtaaagcttctgctataccaaatagttacacaaagagccacgttttgtcaaaagtgttggcattttgtttcttttttttgaaatttcgaatgaattgtctatcttttttagttttcttattaataacgtgtttttaaaacattactatgcattttggacacatacaatgcgcatgaatttccatgaactactttgctgcacgatgaagaaacggggattgaatatataatgcttgttgcaaaattcaaggcagcaattattgaactttttaacttctactaggcagacattttttgtttatagccgctcaAAAATTTGGTCGCTCACTGATGCTATGTCGACATTAaaagcgagagagagagagtgagagagagagagagagagagagagagagatagagagagattttcagtctttaatacacaatatgcataaagacactcCAAAaaagcccggctttcagtacttcagtactttgattttaaagggAGCGTGgcagcatcattcaaaaaatcttcacaagcaaaaattaaaagaaactcTCACAATCAGAAAAATTCTAATCCGGAAGAGGAATGGGGAGTGCATATTATGCGTTTAGCTGTTCCGTGAGGGGGGTCCATTTTTCTTACATAATtagcaattttttattttacgtaaatttaaaaaaaattaaaacggaGAGGGGGGGGGATGGTAAGTTTAGGAAAattgtctgctgcaagaaaaggggaaataaactgcaataaaaattatgttaaattctttgttattcaacaacattgtatctgagataaatttaTAGATTATGACttatgaaaatttactggaaaaaaatagttattttatttttgcattcaagtatatttatatatttacgtTACGttgctacttttatttttattgatttatcataattaattcTTTAATCACATGCTGCgttcgccccaacggtcgcaccgtaaaacataattattaataCATTCAACATCTGTTATACTGATATAAGTTTTACCGTATCAAATTTGCAAACATATTAGCCATACCCTATCAAATGTTTtcataaacaaaacaagaagAAAAGTACTAATTCTTTCAAATgatgatataatattttttttaactagttgtactgaaaaattaaagcaatatgagctgtattttttagaattttattttgctgcaaaaacctgctagtatacTAAGTCTacctgtaacttaaacttttatgatgaATAAgacttgaaaaaatcattattttttgtcaaaggaaatatttcacgtataaggaatatatagcagatcaatttttgaacaggacgacaataattcaattttgctccaattaaggcttcttaatggcttttcccacaaaaacagagctaacagaaattttaaaaccatgatattttttgtcattttagtagaaaataacattttcttcaaaaaaatttcaacatgaaaattgcagctcatattgctttattcTCTGGATTCGtattatctttttgttttattaatttttttaagatttaaagtTTACGAAAAccgttaagtcgtacgtaaataAAAGAACTTCAGAAAAGTATTTCCTTTGCGCCGAACAGcgatgaaataaatgtaaatttcacATCATGTtatttctaccaatcacaaagaaGAAGTGCACCACTGtgctgtaaattatttcaaccaTTTATGTAATAGGGTGTATTTCATGATAATAAGTCATGATGCATGTAATAAGTATTcatgcatttttaatatttcatcacTAACATCAACTCCATTCTACACTTAATCTATGCTGTacagtattttacatgtatatatttagaaaCAGACTACTTTCCCTATAACTCCCTGTCTTTTATGCACATATCAAgtaatcattattttattattatctatTCTAGTGGCTTCTGATATTTTATAGCTTTAAGTCATTTGACCTGTATggttatttttatacatgtggACAGAGTCAGGTGGTTTACTAAAGCCAATAGtatgttgggttttttaaaaataatttttcccatcgCTTTAACTGAGTAGCCTTTGTGACAGACCAAGGCTAGGCTTCATTGGAAAAAGACCTGTTTCCTTTAAAAGACAATTtaacatatgtatttatttgacCACCATTTTGGAAGCAGTCAGTAATATTAGAGAATACCATTATCAGAATATGCAGCAGCTAAGCATGCGACTGTGAAATCTTGTTCCATAAGCTGGGTTTAATCCCTGTGTCTGAATCATGAAATGAAGAACCCTTAAGTGGACTTGTTTATCTTTGGGACAACCCACTATCACATTTCAACTGTCTTCCAAGGAATACGGTAAGCATGGCAAAAAATCGTAAACATTTGACAACTGACATGAGATATGAGAGACAAAAATTACAGGAGATTGCTGATGTGTTGAAAATTCCCAGAGGAACTGTTACAGGAGTTATCTCTTGTTATGAAATTTGAAGCAatgttgaaaatttacattaaactgGACTGGATACAAGGTCTCTTGTTAAATTCGCTCGGACCAACAGAAATATACCACTGAAAGAAATTACCTCAAAGTTTAATGAAAACATGCACCAAGAGGTGTCTTAAAACAAACTGTCTAACGATGTCTTTATCGTGAGGGTTACCACAGACGCATTGTGAAGAAAAAGTCCGTGTTAGGGAAGTTAACGGAAAAAGCGATTAGCGTGATGTCGAGGAAAGCTGAATTGGCGTGTGAACGGTCACTGGGATAAAGTGTTTTTATCCGATGAAAGTCAGGCCAAGTCCCCAGACACTGTCTGCCCCCTTTATGAACGGAAGATCTCAGTTTTGATTTGGGGGTGTTTCACATACCATGATGTGGGCATAATTACATTTGTAAAGGACACTGTTAATCGTCATAAGTACATAATAATCCTGGAGGACAACTTATGACCCGTAACCGCCACCCATTTCCCTAAccagaacttctattcaaagTCCACGATAATGCCCGAATCCACCGCGCTCAAGATGTCGAGAATTACAAAACTAGGAATCGTATATTTTGTATCAGCTAGCCTCCAATCTCCCGTTTTAAACATCATAGAAAATGTTTGGCTAAAACTCAAACGAATGTTGCAGCAAAATACATGCAAGTGTAAATGATAACGACGTCATATTACGATGTTATTGTTGCTGTTTGTTTGTGAGATATGCCACATATTGCAGTGTAGTGCATAAGGGAAACTCGGTCAAATACATGTTAGAATTGCAgaaacttaattttaaaatcgCCCATCCGTAGCCGTAACTCACCTGAAAtgctgttcaattttttttccaataggGCTTTGGCATCTTTTTCTGTAACCTGTCCGCTGAATTTGTTTGGACACCATTTGAGAAACTTGATGGCACGGGTCACGGACACCCCTACCTTTATGTTGTTGATTATAAAAACATAATCCAAAATAGGGTCTGGCTTTAGCAGATTGAATAGCTCCTTCTccgtctaaaaaaaaaacacatttttttttatcaaatgtgaTGCACATACCCTTATTGCACACtgtataaaacacaaaatgtcATTGAAAACAATCAGGCTACTACAATTAAATACAATGCTAAACAGCTTAATTAACACTATTAATTTAGCTTACTTTAAAAGGGTCTATTGCGAATAACAATTGCATTGACCTATAGGACCGTTATGCCCTTCAACATATCGATTGATTCgaacatatatatatgcaaaaaaaaaaaaatatgatttgttcCGAGTAACTGTTTTCAGTTTCTAATGCATTTTACTCAGCCATGTTTAAAGCAATGTTTTTGATGGCCTTTGATGGATTTTTGAGAATGGGAGAAATAACATCTGGCCAAAAAGTTGTCAATAAAAATGTACTCCTTTTTAATCATATGTGCAAGAGAAGATGTGCTGATGTTAGTATGAGCGACAACAACATTAGACTGTTACATGTAGGTCGATGAAAATCGGACGCATTCAGAAGCTAGAAAAGGCAAGTTAATTTTTCTTAAGTGTGTTCTCAGGCAATTTGTTAATGCCTATTCAAATATTATTCTGGAATAAGAAGAAAAACTTATGTTAGTAATTGATAACGTTGATGTGAAATTGAAGGTAATTTAGGAATATATGTATCTTTCCTGAGAACCATTGACTGTGTGTCTACATGTAGATTGGAAATGTGGGTATTCCTTCCATTTCAAGGTCATTCTGATTTGATAGTTTTGCATGGTTATTGTTTACTACATAAAGTACATTAGGTGGAACATCTGTTTATTCCTACGACTTATCACTATGATTAAAGGGTTCTTTACTTTATCCTTTAGGTAGGGCATGTGTATATCCTTACCATGTAAAAATTGCACTTGTAGTTTTTGTGGGACCAATGTTTGTAAAgcatatgtttgttttttttttttgtttttttttttacaaaaattagtcTTATCACATTTAAATATGCACGTTgccactatttattttattctttatcgttggggtctgaacttgattaatttaaattaattaagtACATGGCGGTTTCGGCCCACAACGAttatttattgcaaattatgtaattaatcacgttattaattttatgagttatttaattatcattattttggtTGTTAGATAACTTTTGGGGAGAAAGGatcaaatattcaaaatttgataaCCTTCAAAACGCCCTCAACGAATTTTATAGTTATTGTACTCAATGGAAACTTAATGttaatgttaataaaacaaaaataatggttttctcCAAAGGTCCAACATCGAAAaagcttttttattataaaggagAAGTTATTGAGAATGTTAAAGGATTCAAATACCTGGGTATCGTTCTGTCAAGAACTGGTTCATTTATTAAAGCAAAAAAGCATTTGTGTGAACAGGCTCAAAAGGCTATGTATGGTGTTAtaagaaaaattagaaattttaatttaccagtaaattgtcaatttgatttgtttgataagGTTGTTTTACCAGTTTTATTGTACGGCAGCTGCGAAATTTGGGGCTTTGAAAATCTAGATATTATTGAACGTGTACatctgaaatttttgaaaacagtaCTTAATTTAAGAAGCACAACACcgaattttatgatatatggAGAAACAGGGCGCTACCCATtgtatattaatgtttataCAAGAATAATTACATATTGGGGGAAAATGCTAATAAGCCCTgagaacaaaattgtatatacagtgtacagatatttattttcacaacattTTAATAGCGATTGTAAGAGCCCATGGATTGATTGtattcaaagaattttgaacatgtgCGGGCTACAATATGTCTGGCAGAACCATAATTTTGTCAATATAGAATGGTTATCTGCTACTGTAAACCAAAGATTAAAAGACCAATTTATGCAAATATGgtcaaatgatataaattgttcTTCCAGAGGTCAagtgtataaaattttaaaaccatattttgGCTTTGAGAAGTATCTTGATATTTTACCTgtaaaactaagaaaaaaattcatcaaatttcGTACATCAAGCCATCGTTTTCCTGTAGAGACAGGCAGATGGTATAACATTCTTTTGAATGAGAGGTTATGTCTTTTGTGTAATAAAGGTCTCATtggtgatgaatttcattatattttagaatgttcgGCACTagaagaaataaggaaaaaatacataaacacaaaatattggaaagaccaaattttttaaagttttctgaACTCATGACTAATTGCAATTGTAAATCGCTAAGAaatttatgtgtatttatttcaaaaattgttgaTGCTGTCTGCTCCTCTTGGTTGTTTTCCTATTATGATCCTTTATACTAAAATCTAACATAAGTAGTGTTCTATAgtctgttcttttttatttatattttttccctgtatgaaaatgtacctGTTTGTCTGTACCTCTGACGATTTCTATTTGtatgtattatgtatatgtTCCTCTTGTACCAAATTATTTGGTCTGAGCGAATAAACTGAACTTGATATAGATATTATAAAAGGTGATAATTATATGATCATCCATTATCAACTggaatttatttgtaattttatttggggaaaaaataacGTCACAATAGTGGCAAAGTGCAGCATACACCTTTTGTTTCTACTTTTACTTTATACATACTGATGATGGGTATTTAATAATCCTTAATTTAGAACACTATCAGTTATGGATAAAAGATACTAAATTTCACCCTCCCTCGCACAAGTTGATCGAATTAGACGGATAAAATATTGTCGAAACCACCCCATTACCTTAGTTATCATACGTTTCGATTTCATGTGTTAGAATACgcaatttgaccccccccccccccccccaaaaaaaaaaatagataaataaataaataaaatgatattaattactTGATATGATTTCGGTGCGAGCAACGAGGAAGTCTTCTGTCCAATTTTAGTGgttgagatacatgtatgaccttgattttgctattcaacggctaaacatgatttggaaatagaagAAAGGGGGTTTATTCTATGGGCCAGagattattttgtttcaggtgtaagagctttgtttaaaaaaattaagacccctcttggcccctaatttgagtggcgagccccttttcttgattttaaataaaaggttttataattctaaacaaattctGGGAGAAGAGGTAAAAAATTCCTTTAGATACCGTACTTGGGATATCTGGAAAAGATTGTGTAAGAGGCGGGCGGACcttttatctccttataggggcaaTTAAGgacattttgtttgttaaatattattaataacatCATTCTGAGTATCTTCTCTTCAAAAacgcttttcaaaatatttctcctttttaataCATAAATGATGAAAACATTGGAATTTTAGCCACTTAAAAcccccctaattacgtaacatatgaggaAACTTTTATCATGTATGGATAAATTATTGGAAGATGAACATTTTGGCTTctttaacatattacaaaatattcattagtacatgtaaaaagCTGTGCATGAAAGACCTAAGACCCCCAATGATCCCTAATTTGTGGGACAGTCCCTTTTCCTTGATATCTAATAAAAGGGCTTTTAATTTTAAGCACATTTTGTTCATTGAGTGTTTAGAAGTTTGTTACGGTTCTTGAGATATTAGGAAAAAAAGTTTTGGGGACTGACCCTTTTTCTCCTTATTAtggccatttaacgaaattttgaggtttgaatattgtttaaaacatcatgcTAAGTATCTTTTTCtctatattctttttaaaaatacatgtatttctacttTTTAAGATACAAGTCATGAAAAGTTTTGACTTCTGTCCC
The window above is part of the Magallana gigas chromosome 10, xbMagGiga1.1, whole genome shotgun sequence genome. Proteins encoded here:
- the LOC136272366 gene encoding AAC-rich mRNA clone AAC4 protein-like, whose translation is MLSDSDEENVSIPPFRLTKPTLLENFIFGDGRGIHVVNIDLVPTTDFHFKSLSKGAKKICEHENSAGGNSEISEAFSFEIFARWKKARLDKTEKELFNLLKPDPILDYVFIINNIKVGVSVTRAIKFLKWCPNKFSGQVTEKDAKALLEKKLNSISASCQKNTGLNIRLWEKQILHVWVRNEETAGIVFRVAKQLLNDHTYNTLVVISKAEGANFIFSNNFNHLQDWYVHTIS